The following DNA comes from Rhizobium lusitanum.
CGGATGCCGATCGGCTGGCCAGTGATCTCGGCTTGCGCCTGTTTGAGTGCTGTTGCCACTACCATCTGACGAGACCCTTCTGCCAGGAAAGCGTCCAGTCGCGAACGCGGAAGAGAATGGTGATCAGGCTCGAGCACATCAGCGCCATCACGAACAATGCGGCATACATATTGCTATAGGCAGCCCAACCCTGCGCCCATTGCAGATACCAGCCGAGCCCGGCCTTGACGCCGAGCATTTCGGCAACGACGAGCACCGCAAACGAGGTGCCGAGACCCATGAACAGGCCGACGAAGACATGTGGAAGTGCCGCGGGTATCGCCACCTTGAGGATGAGAAAGGAAGGCTTGGCGCCGAGCGTACGGGCGATATCGTAATAGTCGCGGTTGACGCTGGCGATGCCCGACCAGGTGAGGATCGTCACCGGAAAAGCAGTTGCGAGCGCGATCAGGAAAACGCTTGCCGAGCCGCTGGTCGGGAAGATGAAGAAAGCGAGCGGCAGCCAGGCGGTCGCCGGCAACGGACCGATCAGGCGCAGCACTGGATGCACCCAATAGCTGGCGTTGCGTGACCAGCCGATGGTGGTGCCGATGAGGAAACCGGTGATAGCGCCGAAGAAATAGCCCTTGGCGAGGAGCAGAAGCGAATACCAGACGCTGATGCCAAGCCGGTCGTAGTCGTCGAAATAGACCTCGAGGATGCTTTGCGGCGAGGCGAAAAAAGGCACCGGCAAGAAGCCGGTCTTCGCCGTCAGGATCTCCCAGCCGGCGAGAAACGCGGAAGCGAGCACAAGCCACGGCCCGTAATAACGGACCGTGGAGGCAACCTTGCCGAGACGCGTGCCCGTGACTGCGACCACCGCCGCGACGGCGGCGATCACCAGCGCAATAAAAGCGAGTTCACGACCATAGGGCTGGGGAATGATCTCCGGCCAGTATTCGATGAGCACCGCTGTCCCGGCCCAGCCGAAGGCCGCCAGAATACCGGTGAACGAGGCGTTCCAGCCTATGCGCGGGATGCCTCTGCCGACCGAGGTTTCGATGTCGTCGGCCAGTGCCGGGTCGAGAGAGCTCATGATCTTTCCTCCTCAGGCGGACAGGACGTCGGCATAGACGCGGTCGGCGAATTCCTTCGGATCGGTCGAGCGCTTGAAGACCTGCACGTCACGCAGTTCCTGCGCGTAGAGAGCGATTTCCGTCTTGAGATCGCCGCCGACAGGATTGTGGTTATGCGTCTGGCTCTTCAGCACACCGACGAGATCCTGGATCGACTTGTCCTTCGGCGCATTGGGCAGAAACGCCTTGGCGGCGTCTTCCGGCTTGGCGACGGTCCAATCCTGG
Coding sequences within:
- a CDS encoding ABC transporter permease, which encodes MSSLDPALADDIETSVGRGIPRIGWNASFTGILAAFGWAGTAVLIEYWPEIIPQPYGRELAFIALVIAAVAAVVAVTGTRLGKVASTVRYYGPWLVLASAFLAGWEILTAKTGFLPVPFFASPQSILEVYFDDYDRLGISVWYSLLLLAKGYFFGAITGFLIGTTIGWSRNASYWVHPVLRLIGPLPATAWLPLAFFIFPTSGSASVFLIALATAFPVTILTWSGIASVNRDYYDIARTLGAKPSFLILKVAIPAALPHVFVGLFMGLGTSFAVLVVAEMLGVKAGLGWYLQWAQGWAAYSNMYAALFVMALMCSSLITILFRVRDWTLSWQKGLVRW